CCCTGCACACCAAACACCTTGTTGACCGCGCCCTGAATCGTCGTCACGTCCTGCACAAACGTGCCCGCCTCACTACCGTGCAGCAGGGAGATGCCTGCAACCACGCCAGCGATTACGAAGAGCACGAAGACGATGCCGACGAACACCATCGTAATCGGGTTCATAACCTACAACCTCCTTTCTGGGACCAAAAAAAACACCTCACCTGCCGGTATAGCCAGACCCATTCCGGATACACCAAACCTCTCAATGCGCAGCCGCCGTGAGCACGCTCTGCAACTGCGTCATTCCGGCAACGGCCAGCAAAAACACCCCGTTGACTCCCACAGTCGTGGAGATTGTCAGTAATGACACCATCCCCATGATCTTTTCCTCTGTCTCGTCCAACCATTCCCGCGCGAGCTTCTCGACCAGTTGCGGGAAGTCCGCCGCGCCAGAGAATGCCGACAAATCATCGGCCACGATGCGATCAGGGAAGCCGTATTCGCCATCGATGAAAGCCTTGCCGATCTCCGCACCGTTTTTCACCCGGATGGCGGCATCATGCAGTCGCTCTGCCATCCACGGGGTGGCCATCTCCGCCTGTAACTGCAAAGCTTCCGCTTGCGGAATGCCGGCACGGGAAAGCTTGGAGAAAGCCAGCATCCATTGCGCCCCTTGCAAGCGCCGATACAGGCTCCACGGCGGAATCGACTCCACCACACGGCGGGACCTCCCCGCCCAGCGCGGCAAGGAAATGAAGGCGGCCACAATGGAAATCACAAAGAGAATCAGGAATCCATAAAAAAATGGACTCACCGCCATATCGCCCAGTGGCACCATGAGCCTTGCCAAAAAGGGCCAAGTGTTTGTCGGTGCGATTTCTGCAATCGGCGGCACCATCTGGGTACCGATCAAATACAGCAGATACAACAACAACAGGGACATGACGCCCGGCTCGATCAGGGCAAAAATGATGCGCGAGATGACCTTGGCAATGATGCCGCTTCCCTGCAAAACACTGCGCAACGCATCCGGAAGCTCTCCAGATCCCTCACCTGCCCGGATGATGGACAACTCCGATGCCGGCGCCCAATCGGCAAGCGCCTGCGAGAACATTTCTCCATTTGCCAGGCGGTCGTGAATCTCGCTGAGGGCGATCGCATCGGCATCCATGAGGGCGAAGAATCCATCGGGATCCTTGTATCGGCCCTTCACTTGATCGAGCAGCCGTTTCACCGCCTGCCTGGGAGGCGTGCCGTTATCGACATACACCGCCAGGCGCCGGTAAAAAGCCCCACGCTTTTTGGTGCCCCAGCTTTTGTGGGCGAGCGCCTTCAGAAAATCTTCGAACCAGACCGGCACAGCCATTACAAATCCTCCCGGGTCAAAGCCCGCAGAGCCTCCGGTCTGGGTTCGATAGGGCCCAGCATTTCCGCAACGAAGCGCGGATCCGTTTTGCCTGCCAGCACTTTCAGTACGGCATGGGCTTCCATCGGTATTTCTGCGTCGGGACGTGCCAGATAGCTTCGGCGCGCAGCCATTGGTCCCTCATTGACCATGGCAATCAGCAGATCCTCATCCGTCGGCACCACTTGCGAAACCACGGTACGGCCAGCAATGCCGGTACCCCGGCAATGCGCGCATCCCGGACCCTTGAGCCGCACCCCTTCCAGGGGAAACTCTGGCGTTACCCAGGTCTTGATGGCCTCCCAGTCCTCGATGTCGACCCCTTGCGCCCGAACGGACTGTTCATCGGCAGGGATGGCGCAGTGTTGGCACAAAGTCTTTACCAGACGTTGCGCTATCAGGGAGGACAACATCTTGGGATCCTGCAGGTAGAATCCGTCCACCCCCATGGCCACCAGACGTTGCACAATCATGAACGGATCGGAGACGTGCAGCGTCGTCCATACCTGGTGGCCGGTAATGGACGCATTGATCGCCTCTTTTGCCACCTCCAGACCACGGATTTCGCCAACCACCACAATGTCCGGGTCCTGGCGAAGGGCAGTTTTGAGCTTGCCCGAGAACGCCCGGTTCTTTTCCTCGTCGGTATTGGCGTTGGCGATCAGGTATTGCCAGACGTAATCCGTGCCAAACACATACTCCACAGGATCCTCGATGGTGATGATCCGCACCCCATGGCGCATCCGCAGGATGCTGTGAATCATCTGCGCAAGCGTCGTGGACTTGCCGGAACCCGTTGGGCCGGTAAACGGATTGATCCCCATGGTCTGGCGTGCCAGACGATACAGAATGTGCCGCTGGCGCTTGGAGTACCCCAACTGCTCCAGGAGATCGGCATCCTCTCTCGGTTTCTCCAACCGATATAGAAGCCGCGCAGCCAGGTTCATGCCGTCATACAACGGCGCCCGCGCCAGGCGTATGCCGGATAACCCCAAATCTTCGCCAGCGTCGCTGCGTAGCAGGGCCGGATTGACGATGACGGCATGCTGATCTTCCGTCTCACGGAAAGAAGCATCGGAAACCGCGGCCATGCCCTGGAACATGGCGCGGATCATCTGCGATCCCTCGGAGAAGGGGAACTGCATACGATCCTCGACGGTTCCGCGCACCCGGAACTGCACCGACATGTGTCCCTTGCCGGCTTCACCATGCAGGGAAAAGTGAATATCGCTGGCCTTTTCCTGTACGGCCTGTGCGACGATGCGGCGCACCTGCCGGACGGCAGAAAGATTGGCTTCCGAGGATTGCGCAACACTACTGCGCACCTGCGCCAGGGCCTCCATATCGCATTCCACGATGTCTATGGTGAACCCCGCACGCGCCAATTCGGCCCGCCAGGACTGGATAACCGGCATCCCATGCCGACCCTTCAGGATATACAGGCGATTCCCGTCGATTGCGGCATACTCTTTCGCAGCGTCCGGGAAAGGATGCTGTCCAATCGCTTCGTCGATAGTCTTCGGACCTGCAGATTCCTGGGGTTCCGCAGAATCTTTTTCCCCAGATCGTAGGCGACCCTGCTGAAAGCGGCGCAAAAATTCGTTATCTGCCATTCGATTATTCCTTTGGCATGGGCGGAGCGCCAACAGGAGGCAGGTTTTGCGGAATGCCCTGGGTGACATTCGGCGGCAGGAAAGAATTGCCACCACCACCGCTAGATGGACCAGCGAAGGTGTTGCCAGATGGCGCAACGGAAGCGCCATCGGAAGCCACAAACGGCAACAGCAGACGCTTGCCCTGATGATCCAGATACACTCCGCTGCCCGATATCGCGGCGACCTTGCCCCAGGGAGCAACGCTGGCGCCGACCCGCACCGCCACCGTACCGCCGCCAGGCAAGGCAAGATCGGCAACATCCCCGTTACTGCCCCCAAGGATGCTCACCACCTTGGGGAGCCTGTGATCTCCAGAATCCCCGTTCGGCATGGAACCATTCGGCATCGCCGTTACCGGCATGGCTTGCGGATAAGCAGTCTGGTTACTGCCCAAGGATTTCCCTTCTTTTACTCTCTTGATTTCCACCTTGAGCTTGGCGATTTCGAGTTTTTCCTTGAGCAGGGACGCTTCGCTCTGCGCATTGGCAAGCGCCCCGAACGTCGCCGGAGACACGCTGGCGGGGATAGAGACCGAACTGCCAGTGTTGCCACCAGCACCAACCGGAGACGCGAATCCCATCCCGGTCCCCGACAAAAAGAACACTGGCCCGGCACACAACATCGCCAGACGCAATGGTAAAATATGGTTTTTTGTGCGAGACATCTTTTGCTCCTTTGCCCTCATTGCATACCGCCAGAAGAAACCACATCTGTGCCGGGAACACGCGGTACATCATTTTTTGGTGAACGAACGGCAATGGCTGACCTTGGTGCCGAAAAAGCCGCATTTGGGCTATACAGATCCCCAATGGCCTTCAAGGTAATGGCGCCGGTTTTCGATGGCGTGAACAGCAGTTGGGTGAATCGCAGCCCTGGAATATCCCAAAGGCTTTGATTACCCCATTGCGCCAGAGGGCCCTTCAACACCACATTCATCGTTTCCCATGGTTTTTCGCTTTTCGCTGGCTTTGGTGCGGGTCTCTCCCCAGGCAAGGTTTTTTGCACAGGCGCAA
The window above is part of the Acidithiobacillus acidisediminis genome. Proteins encoded here:
- the pilP gene encoding type IV pilus biogenesis protein PilP, translated to MSRTKNHILPLRLAMLCAGPVFFLSGTGMGFASPVGAGGNTGSSVSIPASVSPATFGALANAQSEASLLKEKLEIAKLKVEIKRVKEGKSLGSNQTAYPQAMPVTAMPNGSMPNGDSGDHRLPKVVSILGGSNGDVADLALPGGGTVAVRVGASVAPWGKVAAISGSGVYLDHQGKRLLLPFVASDGASVAPSGNTFAGPSSGGGGNSFLPPNVTQGIPQNLPPVGAPPMPKE
- a CDS encoding type II secretion system F family protein — translated: MAVPVWFEDFLKALAHKSWGTKKRGAFYRRLAVYVDNGTPPRQAVKRLLDQVKGRYKDPDGFFALMDADAIALSEIHDRLANGEMFSQALADWAPASELSIIRAGEGSGELPDALRSVLQGSGIIAKVISRIIFALIEPGVMSLLLLYLLYLIGTQMVPPIAEIAPTNTWPFLARLMVPLGDMAVSPFFYGFLILFVISIVAAFISLPRWAGRSRRVVESIPPWSLYRRLQGAQWMLAFSKLSRAGIPQAEALQLQAEMATPWMAERLHDAAIRVKNGAEIGKAFIDGEYGFPDRIVADDLSAFSGAADFPQLVEKLAREWLDETEEKIMGMVSLLTISTTVGVNGVFLLAVAGMTQLQSVLTAAAH
- a CDS encoding GspE/PulE family protein, with protein sequence MADNEFLRRFQQGRLRSGEKDSAEPQESAGPKTIDEAIGQHPFPDAAKEYAAIDGNRLYILKGRHGMPVIQSWRAELARAGFTIDIVECDMEALAQVRSSVAQSSEANLSAVRQVRRIVAQAVQEKASDIHFSLHGEAGKGHMSVQFRVRGTVEDRMQFPFSEGSQMIRAMFQGMAAVSDASFRETEDQHAVIVNPALLRSDAGEDLGLSGIRLARAPLYDGMNLAARLLYRLEKPREDADLLEQLGYSKRQRHILYRLARQTMGINPFTGPTGSGKSTTLAQMIHSILRMRHGVRIITIEDPVEYVFGTDYVWQYLIANANTDEEKNRAFSGKLKTALRQDPDIVVVGEIRGLEVAKEAINASITGHQVWTTLHVSDPFMIVQRLVAMGVDGFYLQDPKMLSSLIAQRLVKTLCQHCAIPADEQSVRAQGVDIEDWEAIKTWVTPEFPLEGVRLKGPGCAHCRGTGIAGRTVVSQVVPTDEDLLIAMVNEGPMAARRSYLARPDAEIPMEAHAVLKVLAGKTDPRFVAEMLGPIEPRPEALRALTREDL